From one Ursus arctos isolate Adak ecotype North America unplaced genomic scaffold, UrsArc2.0 scaffold_26, whole genome shotgun sequence genomic stretch:
- the ITGA5 gene encoding integrin alpha-5 isoform X5, whose protein sequence is MDHSSSPQVFEHGSFRHSFPLQRVSVLVGAPKANTSQPGVLQGGAVYLCPWGASRVHCTPIEFDSKGSRILESLVSGPEGEEPVEYKSLQWFGATVRAHGSSILACAPLYSWRTEKEPLSDPVGTCYLSTDNFTRILEYAPCRSDFSWAAGQGYCQGGFSAEFTKTGRVVLGGPGSYFWQGQILSATQEQIAESYYPEYLINLVQGQLQTRQASSIYDDSYLGYSVAVGEFSGDDTEDFVAGVPKGNLTYGYVTILNGSDIRSLYNFSGEQMASYFGYAVAATDINGDGLDDLLVGAPLLMERTADGRPQEVGRVYVYLQHPAGMEPTPALTLTGHDEFGRFGSSLTPLGDLDQDGYNDVAIGAPFGGETQQGVVFIFPGGPGGLGSKPSQVLLPLWAAGHTPDFFGSALRGGRDLDGNGYPDLIVGSFGVDKAVVYRGRPIVSTSASLAIFPAMFNPEERSCSLEGSPVACINLSFCLNASGKHVPDSIGFTVELQLDWQKQKGGVRRALFLASRQATLTQTLLIQNGAREECREMKIYLRNESEFRDKLSPIHIALNFSLDPQAPVDSHGLRPVLHYQSKSRIEDKAQILLDCGEDNICVPDLQLEVFGEQNHVYLGDKNSLNLTFHAQNVGEGGAYEAELRVTAPPEAEYSGLVRNPGNFSSLSCDYSAVNQSRLLVCDLGNPMKAGASIWGGLRFTVPHLRDTKKTIQFDFQILSLSSVLSKNLNNSQSEVVSFRLSVEAHAQVSLNGVSKPEAVLFPVSDWHPRDQPQEEGDVGPAVHHVYELINQGPSSISRGMLELSCPRTLEGQQLFYMTRVTGLGNCTASHPPNPQNLELDPEGSQHHQLQRREAPGRSPASPGPQVLKCPEVECFRLRCELGPLHRQESRSLQLHFRVWAKTFLQREHQPFSLQCDAVYEALKMPYRIPPQQLPRKELQVATAVQWTKAEGSHGVPLWIIILAVLVGLLLLGLLIYVLYKLGFFKRSLPYGTAMEKAQLKPPATSDA, encoded by the exons GGTCAGCGTGCTGGTGGGAGCGCCCAAGGCTAACACCAGCCAGCCAGGAGTGCTGCAGGGTGGTGCTGTCTACCTCTGTCCCTGGGGCGCCAGCCGGGTACACTGCACACCCATTGAATTTGACAGTAAAG GCTCTCGGATCCTGGAGTCGTTGGTGTCCggcccagagggagaggagcctgTGGAGTACAAGTCCTTGCAGTGGTTCGGAGCGACAGTCCGAGCCCACGGCTCCTCCATCTTG GCCTGTGCTCCTCTGTATAGCTGGCGCACGGAGAAGGAGCCGCTGAGTGACCCCGTGGGCACCTGCTACCTCTCCACAGACAACTTCACCCGAATTCTGGAGTATGCGCCTTGCCGCTCAG ATTTCAGCTGGGCAGCAGGACAGGGTTACTGCCAAGGCGGCTTCAGTGCTGAGTTCACCAAG ACTGGACGTGTGGTCCTCGGTGGACCAGGGAGCTATTTCTGGCAAG GCCAGATCCTGTCTGCCACCCAGGAACAGATTGCAGAATCCTACTACCCTGAGTATCTGATCAACCTGGTGCAGGGGCAGCTGCAGACCCGCCAGGCCAGTTCCATCTACGATGACAGCTACCTGG GATACTCTGTGGCTGTGGGCGAATTCAGTGGTGACGACACAGAAG ACTTTGTTGCTGGCGTGCCCAAAGGGAACCTCACCTATGGTTAT GTCACCATCCTTAATGGCTCAGACATCCGATCCCTCTACAACTTCTCAGGGGAACAG ATGGCCTCCTACTTCGGCTATGCAGTGGCTGCCACAGACATCAATGGGGACGG gcTGGATGACTTGCTGGTGGGGGCTCCTCTGCTCATGGAGCGGACCGCGGACGGGCGGCCTCAGGAGGTGGGCAGGGTGTACGTCTATCTGCAGCACCCAGCTGGCATGGAGCCCACACCCGCCCTGACCCTCACCGGCCATGATGAGTTTGGCCGATTTGGCAGCTCCCTGACCCCCCTGGGGGACCTGGACCAGGACGGCTACAATG ATGTAGCCATTGGAGCTCCCTTTGGTGGAGAGACCCAGCAGGGAGTGGTGTTTATATtccctgggggtcctggggggcTGGGCTCTAAGCCATCCCAGGTTCTGCTGCCCCTGTGGGCGGCTGGCCACACGCCGGACTTCTTTGGCTCTGCGCTCCGAGGAGGCCGAGACCTGGATGGCAATGGATACCCTG ATCTGATCGTGGGGTCCTTCGGTGTGGACAAGGCTGTGGTGTATAG GGGCCGCCCCATTGTCTCTACCAGTGCCTCCCTCGCCATCTTCCCTGCCATGTTCAACCCAGAGGAGCGCAGCTGCAGCTTGGAGGGGAGCCCTGTGGCTTG CATCAACCTTAGCTTCTGCCTCAATGCTTCTGGAAAACACGTTCCTGACTCCATTG GCTTCACGGTGGAGCTCCAGTTGGACTGGCAGAAGCAGAAGGGGGGAGTGCGGCGGGCACTGTTCCTGGCCTCCAGACAGGcgaccctgacccagaccctgctCATCCAGAATGGGGCTCGGGAGGAGTGCAGAGAGATGAAGATCTACCTCAGG aaTGAGTCAGAGTTCCGAGATAAGCTCTCCCCGATTCATATCGCCCTCAACTTCTCGCTGGACCCTCAAGCCCCTGTGGACAGCCATGGCCTCCGGCCAGTCCTACATTACCAGAGCAAGAGCCGCATAGAGGACAAG GCTCAGATCTTGCTGGACTGTGGAGAAGACAACATCTGTGTGCCAGACCTACAGCTGGAAGTGTTTGG GGAGCAGAACCACGTGTACCTGGGCGACAAGAACTCCCTGAACCTAACTTTCCACGCCCAGAATGTGGGTGAGGGCGGTGCCTATGAGGCCGAGCTTCGGGTCACAGCCCCTCCAGAGGCCGAGTATTCCGGGCTCGTCAGAAACCCAGGG aaCTTCTCCAGCCTGAGCTGTGACTACTCTGCTGTGAACCAGAGCCGCCTGCTGGTGTGTGACCTGGGCAACCCCATGAAGGCAGGAGCCAGT ATCTGGGGTGGCCTTCGGTTCACAGTCCCTCACCTCCGGGACACGAAGAAAACCATCCAGTTTGACTTCCAGATTCTCAG TCTCTCCTCCGTCCTCAGCAAGAATCTCAACAACTCACAAAGCGAAGTGGTTTCCTTCCGGCTCTCAGTGGAGGCTCACGCCCAGGTCTCCCTTAATGG TGTCTCCAAGCCTGAGGCCGTGCTATTCCCTGTGAGTGACTGGCATCCCCGAGACCAGCCTCAGGAAGAGGGAGACGTGGGCCCTGCTGTCCACCACGTCTATGAG CTCATCAaccagggccccagctccattAGCCGGGGCATGCTGGAGCTCAGCTGTCCCCGGACTCTGGAAGGTCAGCAGCTTTTCTACATGACCAGGGTGACAGGACTTGGCAACTGCACCGCCAGTCACCCCCCCAACCCACAGAACCTGGAG ttGGATCCGGAAGGTTCCCAGCACCACCAGCTACAAAGACGGGAAGCTCCAGGCCGCAGCCCAGCCTCCCCAGGACCTCAGGTCCTG aaATGCCCCGAGGTGGAGTGTTTCAGGCTGCGTTGTGAGCTTGGGCCACTGCACCGGCAAGAGAGCCGAAGTCTGCAACTGCATTTCCGAGTCTGGGCCAAGACCTTCCTGCAA CGGGAACACCAGCCATTTAGCCTGCAGTGTGATGCCGTGTATGAAGCCCTGAAGATGCCCTACCGAATCCCGCCGCAGCAACTTCCCCGAAAGGAACTTCAG GTGGCCACGGCGGTGCAGTGGACCAAGGCAGAAGGCAGCCACGGCGTCCCGCTCTGGATCATTATCCTAGCCGTCCTCGTTGGCCTCCTGCTCCTCGGGCTGCTCATCTATGTCCTCTACAAG CTCGGATTCTTCAAACGCTCTCTCCCATACGGCACCGCCATGGAAAAAGCTCAACTCAAGCCACCAGCCACCTCTGATGCCTGA